In the Thermodesulfobacteriota bacterium genome, one interval contains:
- a CDS encoding hydantoinase B/oxoprolinase family protein yields METIAKKQEGICWKGRKLKDLLGESERLYEETGCYYGLEKLKLHEDDPLKLELLFSRLLAATVAGREATRMISGSPLVREVAELATALYTAEGDCVLQSTGIIIHIPLMGQVIKYMISQNYEEVEGINEGDIFTSNDNAIAGMHPPDVYDICPIFWQGKLIAWAATVIMEAELGAISPGCMPSAATERFVDGLRFSAEKTGVNDEFLPSVIRRIRFSTRLPDLFILDRKGALGANVKVREEIKEVAQEFGVEYFLEGAREIIEMERRAQLNRVRTRTVPGKLHSPVAFENYMTRTFVPPHHAIDQVTLVPMDFFIKPDGKYFLDLDGAGPWGWHPSNTTPSSMTGAMCLALTQTIAYTGSANHGTILCADMNLPYDTYVNPSSPNIATQNLFSFPINGGSVWIGLQSRAFFSRGFVEECMVGSPGTALYSMAGKDHMGNDFGFLMTDVAGTHGSGAFAIRDGFSSYAIWQPVTDMGNCEIWELILPLIWTGRNLLPDGCGWGKYRSGFAIVGNWMIYKTPLLVFDCTPVVMADKIYPNTGTHGGYPAVGPFYKLVTNANTDELIKEMKPLAHGMGYPGKGDIEENIKGKFALETSRGVTMKDVSKHGDWIQLSYGSQGGGFGDPIKRDVKLIKRDLDNRLITIDACRKIHCAEANYDRTRDEWIIDDKKTEQLRKEKIRARLKKGIPVKEWYKNRRKDILQKNMPDLIKTMYNGSLEKGKRWPGEFRAFWGLPENFTF; encoded by the coding sequence ATGGAGACAATAGCAAAAAAACAAGAGGGAATATGCTGGAAAGGAAGGAAATTAAAAGACCTGCTCGGGGAAAGCGAGAGGCTCTATGAGGAGACGGGGTGCTATTATGGTTTGGAGAAATTGAAGTTACATGAAGATGACCCGCTTAAACTAGAGTTGCTTTTTTCCCGCTTGCTGGCAGCTACTGTAGCCGGGAGGGAGGCAACACGCATGATCTCAGGGTCGCCTCTCGTCAGGGAGGTAGCTGAGCTGGCAACAGCACTTTATACGGCGGAGGGGGACTGTGTGCTTCAGTCTACTGGCATCATTATCCACATTCCCCTCATGGGACAGGTAATAAAATATATGATCAGTCAGAATTATGAGGAAGTGGAAGGTATTAATGAGGGAGACATATTTACGAGTAATGATAACGCCATAGCCGGGATGCATCCACCAGATGTGTATGATATCTGTCCGATTTTCTGGCAGGGTAAGCTGATCGCATGGGCAGCAACAGTAATCATGGAGGCTGAGTTGGGCGCGATCTCACCGGGGTGCATGCCCTCGGCGGCTACGGAGAGGTTCGTAGACGGACTCAGATTCTCTGCGGAGAAGACCGGCGTCAATGATGAGTTTCTCCCATCGGTGATACGGCGTATTCGCTTCAGTACGCGTCTTCCCGATCTTTTCATACTTGATCGGAAAGGTGCCCTGGGCGCCAATGTAAAAGTCAGAGAGGAGATTAAAGAGGTGGCCCAGGAGTTTGGTGTAGAGTACTTCCTGGAAGGGGCAAGGGAAATTATCGAGATGGAGAGGAGAGCACAGCTCAATAGAGTACGAACAAGGACTGTGCCAGGTAAGCTTCATTCTCCTGTTGCATTCGAGAACTACATGACTAGGACATTTGTTCCTCCTCATCACGCCATTGACCAGGTAACACTGGTACCCATGGATTTTTTCATTAAGCCTGACGGTAAATACTTTCTTGATTTGGATGGTGCAGGCCCGTGGGGCTGGCATCCAAGCAATACTACGCCGTCTTCAATGACAGGGGCCATGTGTTTGGCTCTCACTCAGACGATTGCATACACAGGCAGTGCCAATCACGGAACGATTCTGTGTGCAGACATGAACTTACCATACGATACGTATGTCAACCCGAGTTCACCCAATATCGCCACTCAAAACCTATTCAGTTTCCCTATAAATGGCGGAAGTGTTTGGATCGGATTGCAGTCGAGGGCTTTCTTTTCCAGAGGTTTCGTTGAAGAGTGCATGGTGGGGTCTCCTGGGACTGCCCTTTACTCGATGGCAGGAAAAGATCACATGGGCAATGATTTTGGGTTTCTCATGACCGATGTGGCAGGAACACATGGAAGCGGCGCTTTTGCCATCAGGGATGGATTCAGTTCTTACGCCATATGGCAGCCGGTAACTGACATGGGCAATTGTGAAATCTGGGAACTGATACTCCCACTCATCTGGACAGGGAGGAACTTGCTGCCTGATGGATGCGGATGGGGAAAATACCGTTCCGGATTTGCGATTGTCGGAAACTGGATGATATACAAAACCCCTCTCCTTGTCTTTGATTGCACCCCTGTGGTAATGGCAGACAAGATTTACCCGAACACCGGCACACACGGAGGCTATCCCGCAGTGGGTCCGTTTTACAAGCTGGTCACCAATGCAAATACCGACGAGCTAATCAAGGAGATGAAACCTTTGGCTCACGGAATGGGTTATCCGGGCAAAGGCGATATCGAAGAGAACATAAAAGGTAAATTCGCTCTCGAGACTTCTAGGGGCGTCACGATGAAGGATGTCAGCAAACACGGTGACTGGATTCAGCTAAGCTATGGGAGTCAGGGAGGAGGATTCGGCGATCCTATAAAGAGGGACGTCAAGTTGATCAAAAGGGATCTGGACAATAGGTTAATAACTATCGATGCGTGTCGCAAGATTCACTGCGCCGAAGCCAACTATGATCGGACCAGAGATGAGTGGATAATTGACGACAAAAAGACGGAGCAACTGAGGAAGGAGAAGATACGGGCAAGGTTGAAGAAGGGTATTCCTGTAAAAGAATGGTATAAGAACCGCAGAAAGGACATCCTACAAAAGAATATGCCAGACCTCATCAAAACTATGTACAACGGTTCTCTGGAAAAAGGGAAGAGATGGCCAGGTGAATTCAGGGCATTCTGGGGTTTACCGGAGAATTTTACTTTCTAG